A single region of the Halopiger xanaduensis SH-6 genome encodes:
- a CDS encoding CDP-alcohol phosphatidyltransferase family protein, with protein MSDSEPPIGWGRIRDWHARSTESVGFSDNAFVRAMSLADYCSLASLLFAWAATLLIVSGDPNWGVVAMFGAFLFDKLDGALARRGYGSDYGLEIDSFIDVFTYLVTGALLYHVALAPNVVVSAVVGFAIVAFGGLRLVRHVDEGFGSDDNGSYYRGITVVHVNVVVVLAYLLAQFGPGWIGWAAAPVVVGLSPLMISDYRCYKTDVGHALVAIGGIAAAVVCLALEFGYL; from the coding sequence ATGAGTGACAGCGAACCGCCGATCGGGTGGGGACGGATCCGGGACTGGCACGCGCGGTCGACCGAATCGGTCGGGTTCTCGGACAACGCGTTCGTCCGGGCCATGAGCCTCGCGGACTACTGCAGCCTCGCGTCGCTGCTGTTCGCCTGGGCCGCCACGCTGCTGATCGTCTCCGGGGACCCGAACTGGGGCGTCGTCGCCATGTTCGGCGCCTTCCTCTTCGACAAACTCGACGGGGCGCTGGCCAGACGCGGCTACGGCTCCGACTACGGCCTCGAGATCGACTCGTTCATCGACGTCTTCACCTACCTGGTGACCGGCGCCTTGCTCTACCACGTCGCGCTCGCGCCGAACGTCGTCGTCAGCGCGGTCGTCGGCTTCGCGATCGTCGCCTTCGGCGGCCTGCGGCTGGTTCGCCACGTCGACGAAGGGTTCGGCTCCGACGACAACGGGAGCTACTACCGCGGGATCACGGTCGTCCACGTCAACGTCGTCGTCGTCCTCGCCTACCTGCTCGCGCAGTTCGGCCCCGGCTGGATCGGCTGGGCCGCCGCACCGGTCGTCGTCGGCCTCTCGCCGTTGATGATCTCGGACTACCGCTGCTACAAGACCGACGTCGGCCACGCGCTGGTCGCGATCGGCGGGATCGCCGCGGCGGTCGTCTGTCTCGCGCTCGAGTTCGGGTACCTATGA
- a CDS encoding CehA/McbA family metallohydrolase, whose product MTRAGAQRTRPCGADSSDGQERVGGVRTGETRAGSKSTPNAKPNSESELESHRTPTATVSLDLHVHTAESYDCDTPLVDVLERAADAGLDGICVTDHDAIEQSLAAATIAPEYGLFAIPGVEVSTRDGHVLALGVETRPEPGRPFSETVTEIRSQGAIAIVPHPFRRSRHGVPADVIEDCDGIEVHNAMCVTGVRNRQAARFAENRGFAGVAGSDAHTARLVGRAVTDVHLESAAVPDGDPTAIDRGRILEAIADGRTTVRGGLASPTSCVRKYAQNVSVKFRTGVRTGIGRLRTGNVE is encoded by the coding sequence ATGACTCGAGCGGGAGCGCAGCGAACTCGACCGTGCGGAGCGGATAGTTCGGACGGGCAGGAACGCGTCGGCGGAGTGCGGACGGGCGAGACTCGAGCGGGTTCGAAATCGACACCGAATGCGAAACCGAATTCGGAATCGGAACTGGAGTCACACCGTACCCCCACCGCGACCGTCTCGCTCGATCTCCACGTCCACACGGCGGAGTCCTACGACTGCGACACGCCGCTCGTGGACGTCCTCGAGCGCGCCGCCGACGCCGGCCTCGACGGGATCTGTGTCACCGATCACGACGCGATCGAGCAGTCGCTGGCGGCCGCGACGATCGCCCCCGAATACGGCCTGTTCGCGATCCCCGGCGTCGAGGTGTCGACGCGGGACGGACACGTCCTCGCGCTCGGCGTGGAGACTCGCCCGGAACCGGGCCGTCCGTTCAGCGAGACGGTCACGGAGATCCGCTCGCAGGGCGCCATTGCGATCGTTCCACACCCGTTCCGGCGGAGCCGCCACGGCGTCCCGGCCGACGTTATCGAGGATTGCGACGGTATCGAAGTCCACAACGCGATGTGCGTCACCGGCGTCCGCAACCGGCAGGCTGCCCGGTTCGCCGAAAACCGCGGATTCGCCGGCGTCGCGGGGAGCGACGCACACACCGCCCGTCTGGTCGGGCGGGCGGTGACCGACGTTCACCTCGAGTCGGCAGCGGTACCGGACGGCGATCCGACCGCGATCGATCGTGGTCGTATCCTCGAGGCGATCGCCGACGGCCGGACGACCGTGCGCGGCGGGCTCGCCTCGCCGACGAGCTGCGTTCGCAAGTACGCACAGAACGTCTCCGTCAAGTTTCGGACCGGCGTCCGAACCGGTATCGGCCGGTTGAGAACTGGAAACGTCGAGTAA
- a CDS encoding Zn-dependent protease produces MSTPPRSGRRSEPELTFSDQELFDLGVAWLALSLAFALLRTPIRTNAIDVVYLATMTGLSLVTVGVAFLLHELAHKVVAVEYGQIAEFRADYQMLFLALMSALAGFLFAAPGAVYHRGQITQRENAIIALAGPITNLLLALLFFPLVLFPGVVGTIGQMGLWINLFLAAFNMIPFGPLDGRSVLEWNKGVFALVFVPSLALAVAVIFL; encoded by the coding sequence GTGAGCACGCCGCCGCGGTCCGGTCGCCGGTCGGAGCCCGAGTTGACCTTCAGCGACCAGGAACTGTTCGACCTCGGGGTCGCCTGGCTGGCGCTGAGCCTCGCGTTCGCCCTGCTGCGAACGCCGATCCGGACGAACGCCATCGACGTGGTCTACCTCGCGACGATGACAGGGCTGAGTCTGGTGACCGTCGGCGTCGCCTTCCTGCTGCACGAACTGGCCCACAAGGTCGTCGCCGTCGAGTACGGCCAGATCGCGGAGTTCCGCGCGGACTACCAGATGCTGTTTCTAGCGCTGATGAGCGCGCTGGCCGGCTTCCTCTTCGCCGCGCCGGGCGCCGTCTACCACCGCGGGCAGATCACCCAGCGCGAGAACGCGATCATCGCGCTCGCCGGCCCGATTACGAACCTCCTGCTGGCCCTGCTGTTCTTCCCGCTGGTGCTGTTCCCCGGCGTCGTCGGCACGATCGGGCAGATGGGGCTCTGGATCAACCTCTTCCTGGCCGCGTTCAACATGATCCCGTTCGGCCCGCTGGACGGGCGATCGGTCCTCGAGTGGAACAAGGGCGTCTTCGCGCTCGTGTTCGTGCCGAGCCTCGCGCTCGCGGTCGCCGTGATCTTCCTGTAG
- a CDS encoding TraB/GumN family protein, which yields MSDAGDADVPEPPASPSKDDEGSVTVLGTAHVSQASVDDVHEAVDRERPDVVAVELDEGRYRQMQGGTPDDLEAKDLLSGNTVFQFLAYWMLSYVQSRLGDQFDIEPGADMKAGIDAAERNGSGVALVDRDIQVTIQRFWQRLSFTEKLKMVGGLALGVTDPRTIGLAIGAAAGVLFGLVFTMFLAPYFGVADLLMLGITGSTTLQYVGAAGVGALLGLVGGFLFLPSLERLGQAAGGLLDTFAGQLAVSVLAGTAACLAFVAAGVSVGPVSAAAFEGAGVYAIRGTVGVLAGLGVGIAVGALLGVVLDAVSGDVEEVDEIDIEEMTDGDVVSAMMEEFRQFSPGGANALIDERDAYIAHNLHELREQGYDVLAIVGAGHKAGIERYLQNPETLPAKESLTGTASSSRFSPAKLVGYLLTFGFVAFFFLLVMAGVQNAFLLKLFAAWFLFNGTFAFALARLAGARWTSAGVGGLVAWLTSINPLLAPGWFTGYVELKHRPVNVRDIQTLNEIVDDTERPIGQALEDMFDVPLFRLIMIVALTNVGSIIASVLFPLIVLPWLAPDIGGVDALMGELVRGAENSLALLREVLT from the coding sequence ATGAGCGATGCAGGCGACGCCGACGTGCCGGAGCCCCCGGCGTCCCCCTCCAAAGACGACGAGGGCTCCGTCACCGTCCTCGGGACGGCACACGTCTCGCAGGCGAGCGTCGACGACGTGCACGAAGCGGTCGATCGGGAACGACCCGACGTGGTCGCCGTCGAACTCGACGAAGGACGCTACCGCCAGATGCAGGGCGGCACTCCCGACGACCTCGAGGCGAAGGACCTCCTCTCGGGCAACACCGTCTTCCAGTTCCTGGCCTACTGGATGCTGTCGTACGTCCAGTCGCGGCTCGGCGACCAGTTCGACATCGAACCCGGCGCGGACATGAAAGCCGGGATCGACGCCGCGGAGCGCAACGGCAGCGGCGTCGCGCTGGTCGACCGCGACATTCAGGTGACGATCCAGCGGTTCTGGCAGCGGTTGTCGTTCACCGAGAAGTTGAAGATGGTCGGCGGGCTCGCGCTCGGCGTCACCGATCCCAGAACGATCGGCCTCGCGATCGGGGCCGCCGCCGGCGTCCTCTTCGGCCTCGTCTTCACCATGTTCCTCGCGCCGTACTTCGGCGTGGCCGACCTCCTCATGCTCGGCATCACGGGGTCGACGACGCTCCAGTACGTCGGCGCGGCCGGCGTCGGCGCCCTCCTCGGGCTCGTCGGCGGCTTCCTCTTTCTCCCGTCGCTCGAGCGGCTGGGCCAAGCGGCGGGCGGACTCCTCGATACGTTCGCCGGCCAGTTGGCCGTCAGCGTCCTCGCCGGCACCGCGGCCTGTCTCGCGTTCGTCGCGGCCGGCGTCTCCGTCGGCCCGGTCTCGGCCGCGGCCTTCGAGGGTGCCGGGGTCTACGCGATCCGCGGCACGGTCGGCGTCCTGGCCGGGCTCGGGGTCGGAATCGCCGTCGGCGCCCTGCTCGGCGTCGTCCTCGACGCGGTCAGCGGCGACGTCGAGGAGGTCGACGAGATCGACATCGAGGAGATGACCGACGGCGACGTCGTTTCGGCGATGATGGAGGAGTTCCGCCAGTTCAGCCCCGGCGGAGCCAACGCCCTGATCGACGAGCGCGACGCCTACATCGCGCACAACCTCCACGAGCTCCGCGAGCAGGGGTACGACGTGCTGGCCATCGTCGGCGCCGGACACAAGGCCGGCATCGAACGCTACCTTCAGAACCCCGAGACGCTTCCCGCGAAGGAGTCGCTGACCGGGACGGCCTCGAGCAGCCGCTTCTCGCCGGCGAAGCTCGTCGGCTACCTCCTGACGTTCGGGTTCGTCGCGTTCTTCTTCCTGCTGGTGATGGCGGGCGTCCAGAACGCCTTCCTGCTCAAGCTGTTCGCGGCGTGGTTCCTGTTCAACGGGACCTTCGCGTTCGCGCTGGCCCGACTCGCCGGCGCGCGCTGGACCAGCGCCGGCGTCGGCGGGCTGGTCGCCTGGCTGACGAGCATCAATCCGCTGCTCGCGCCGGGCTGGTTCACCGGCTACGTCGAACTCAAACACCGGCCGGTCAACGTCCGGGACATCCAGACGCTAAACGAGATCGTCGACGACACCGAGCGACCGATCGGGCAGGCGCTCGAGGATATGTTCGACGTGCCGCTGTTCCGCCTGATCATGATCGTCGCGCTGACGAACGTCGGGAGCATCATCGCCAGCGTGCTCTTCCCGCTGATCGTGCTCCCCTGGCTGGCCCCCGACATCGGCGGCGTCGACGCGCTGATGGGCGAACTCGTCCGCGGCGCCGAGAACAGCCTCGCGTTGCTCCGGGAGGTGCTGACGTGA
- a CDS encoding acyl-CoA thioesterase, producing the protein MTDLIETVIENREMVQPNHANMLDVAHGGNVMKWMDEVGAMSAMRFSGETCVTAHVNRMDFERPIPVGDTAYITAYVYDAGTSSVKVRLVTEREDLRTREREKTTESYFVYVAIDENNEPTEVPDLTVSTDEEERLRQEALAGENGNGHEPNHENGNH; encoded by the coding sequence ATGACCGATCTCATCGAGACGGTAATCGAGAACCGCGAGATGGTGCAGCCGAACCACGCGAACATGCTCGACGTGGCCCACGGCGGCAACGTGATGAAGTGGATGGACGAGGTGGGTGCGATGTCCGCGATGCGGTTTTCGGGCGAAACCTGCGTCACCGCCCACGTCAACCGGATGGACTTCGAGCGCCCCATCCCGGTCGGCGACACCGCCTACATCACGGCCTACGTCTACGACGCCGGCACCTCGAGCGTCAAGGTCCGGCTGGTCACCGAGCGCGAGGATCTGCGCACTCGAGAGCGGGAGAAGACCACCGAGTCGTACTTCGTCTACGTCGCGATCGACGAGAACAACGAACCGACGGAAGTACCCGACCTGACGGTCTCGACGGACGAAGAAGAGCGGTTACGGCAGGAGGCGCTCGCGGGGGAGAACGGGAACGGTCACGAGCCGAATCACGAGAACGGGAACCACTGA
- a CDS encoding S66 family peptidase has product MSSFVTPPPLERGSKIAVVAPSSNPTDEFPHVYDLGLERLREVFDLEPVEYPTVSMAPDALADDPEARARDLIDAFADPDIDGVIALIGGNDQIRVLEHLEPDVLQENPTRFYGYSDNTNVALYLWNLGIVSYYGPCVFTELAMDGAMFDHTVEYAERAFFEESFGELRPADRFTDEPGDWADPDSLEEPRDTEPNPGWRWAGGDDPVSGRVWGGCLEILNQQFLADRYLPDDNVLDGTVLAIETSEELPAPSWVEGVLRALGERGLLERFAGVLVGRPAARSHLEDRPAERREQYRTQQREAIEGVFAEYNPAAPIAFDVDFGHTWPTTPIPIGGRVEIDPRAETVRFE; this is encoded by the coding sequence ATGTCATCGTTCGTCACCCCGCCGCCGCTCGAGCGCGGTAGCAAGATCGCGGTCGTCGCACCGTCTTCGAACCCCACCGACGAGTTCCCCCACGTCTACGACCTCGGCCTCGAGCGGCTGCGCGAGGTGTTCGACCTCGAGCCGGTCGAGTACCCGACCGTCTCGATGGCGCCGGACGCCCTGGCCGACGATCCCGAAGCGCGGGCCCGGGATCTGATCGACGCATTCGCGGACCCCGATATCGACGGCGTTATCGCGCTCATCGGCGGCAACGACCAGATCCGCGTCCTCGAGCACTTAGAGCCCGACGTCCTCCAAGAGAATCCGACCCGGTTCTACGGCTACAGCGACAACACGAACGTCGCGCTGTACCTGTGGAACCTCGGCATCGTTTCCTACTACGGGCCCTGCGTCTTCACCGAACTGGCGATGGACGGTGCGATGTTCGACCACACCGTCGAGTACGCCGAGCGAGCGTTCTTCGAGGAGTCGTTCGGCGAGCTCCGGCCCGCCGATCGGTTCACCGACGAACCGGGCGACTGGGCGGACCCGGACTCGCTCGAGGAGCCCCGCGACACCGAACCCAACCCCGGCTGGCGGTGGGCCGGCGGAGACGACCCCGTGTCGGGGCGTGTCTGGGGCGGCTGTCTCGAGATCCTCAATCAACAGTTCCTCGCCGACCGGTACTTGCCCGACGACAACGTGCTCGACGGGACGGTTCTGGCGATCGAAACGTCGGAGGAACTGCCGGCGCCGTCCTGGGTCGAAGGCGTCCTTCGCGCGCTGGGCGAGCGCGGACTGCTCGAGCGGTTCGCGGGCGTCCTCGTCGGACGCCCGGCGGCACGGTCGCATCTCGAGGATCGACCGGCGGAGCGACGCGAGCAGTATCGGACGCAACAGCGGGAAGCGATCGAAGGGGTGTTCGCCGAGTACAACCCGGCGGCGCCGATCGCCTTCGACGTCGACTTCGGCCACACTTGGCCGACGACGCCGATTCCGATCGGGGGCCGCGTCGAGATCGATCCGAGGGCGGAGACGGTTCGGTTCGAGTGA
- a CDS encoding YMGG-like glycine zipper-containing protein: MKAKITTVVRRARYAAIGAGIGAGIGALFSRNAASTGGAIGGLVGALVAETRDTAGEYVEKAKNRTADE; encoded by the coding sequence ATGAAAGCGAAAATCACGACCGTCGTACGACGCGCGCGATACGCGGCCATCGGCGCCGGTATCGGTGCCGGCATCGGGGCCCTGTTCAGTCGGAACGCGGCGAGTACCGGCGGCGCGATCGGCGGACTCGTCGGCGCACTCGTAGCCGAAACCCGCGACACCGCCGGCGAGTACGTCGAGAAGGCGAAGAATCGAACCGCCGACGAGTAG
- a CDS encoding HAD-IIA family hydrolase has product MSDYEAAILDVDGTIIRGDELLPGATDGIRALEDAGCSWVLCSNNPTRGGDHYREKLAPFGVDVDPERVLTSATITAAYLADIHPDDAVYLVGGRRLEELLEEAGVALTADPDAADVVVGSFDDEFSYDALREALRALEGDVPFYGTDPDTTIPVDDGAIPGSGAILAAMEAVAGREPDAILGKPSATAAEAAVELLDDPDPEETLVVGDRLDTDIELGARAGMTTAVVLTGVTDRADLAESAVDPDYVLESLAEVETIL; this is encoded by the coding sequence ATGAGCGACTACGAGGCGGCGATTCTGGATGTGGACGGGACGATCATTCGGGGCGACGAACTCCTGCCCGGCGCAACCGACGGCATCCGCGCCCTCGAGGACGCGGGCTGTTCCTGGGTCCTCTGTTCGAACAATCCGACGCGGGGCGGCGACCACTACCGCGAGAAACTCGCCCCCTTCGGCGTCGACGTCGATCCAGAACGCGTGCTCACCTCGGCGACGATCACCGCCGCGTACCTCGCCGACATCCACCCCGACGACGCGGTCTACCTCGTCGGCGGGCGTCGGCTCGAGGAACTGCTCGAGGAAGCGGGCGTCGCCCTCACCGCGGATCCCGACGCGGCCGACGTCGTCGTCGGCTCGTTCGACGACGAGTTCTCCTACGACGCGCTCCGGGAAGCGCTACGGGCGCTCGAGGGCGACGTCCCCTTCTACGGCACTGATCCGGATACGACGATCCCGGTCGACGACGGTGCGATTCCGGGCTCGGGGGCGATCCTCGCCGCGATGGAAGCCGTCGCCGGCCGCGAGCCGGACGCCATCCTCGGCAAACCCTCCGCAACGGCCGCCGAGGCGGCCGTGGAGCTGCTGGACGATCCGGATCCCGAGGAGACGCTGGTCGTCGGGGACCGCCTCGACACCGACATCGAACTCGGCGCCCGTGCGGGGATGACCACCGCCGTCGTGCTCACCGGCGTCACGGATCGGGCCGACCTCGCCGAGTCGGCCGTCGACCCGGACTACGTCCTCGAGTCGCTGGCCGAAGTCGAGACGATCCTCTGA
- a CDS encoding SHOCT domain-containing protein, giving the protein MASETGGRSYSLTELFAIKFVLGDVLVIAAFVLAGPVYGVLTLALLVLSFILVWGLTRSEETDDAQARSAETDADRTATASAAADDRDPVTQLQERYAAGDLSDEEFEAKLERLIDANERADRAGVDTEDLELGAGSDPEPEPELERSD; this is encoded by the coding sequence ATGGCCAGTGAGACCGGCGGCCGAAGTTACAGTCTCACGGAACTCTTCGCGATCAAGTTCGTCTTAGGTGACGTGCTGGTCATCGCGGCGTTCGTGCTGGCCGGACCGGTGTACGGTGTCTTAACGCTGGCGCTGCTCGTTCTCAGTTTCATACTTGTCTGGGGTCTCACGCGATCGGAAGAGACCGACGATGCGCAAGCGCGGTCGGCCGAGACCGACGCCGATCGCACCGCGACGGCGTCCGCAGCGGCCGACGACCGCGATCCCGTCACCCAACTGCAGGAGCGCTACGCCGCGGGCGACCTCTCCGACGAGGAGTTCGAGGCGAAACTCGAGCGCCTGATCGACGCCAACGAGCGCGCCGATCGGGCCGGAGTCGACACCGAAGACCTCGAGCTCGGCGCCGGGTCCGACCCGGAACCCGAACCCGAACTCGAGCGATCGGACTGA
- a CDS encoding rubrerythrin-like domain-containing protein yields the protein MVYTDPYSPDRSYYECRDCGHRETAESLESCPECDGVVRNIAVARE from the coding sequence ATGGTCTACACGGATCCGTACTCACCCGACCGATCGTACTACGAATGTCGCGATTGTGGCCACCGAGAAACGGCCGAGTCGCTCGAGTCCTGTCCCGAGTGTGACGGGGTCGTGAGAAACATCGCGGTCGCCCGCGAGTAG
- a CDS encoding DUF7501 family protein, protein MSTNSTREWVDPIVCPFCGDELQSPGAGFVDHIDENEPCEHRFDQWRTNIAGDIGGEWTG, encoded by the coding sequence ATGTCGACGAACAGTACTCGAGAGTGGGTCGATCCGATCGTCTGTCCCTTCTGCGGGGACGAACTCCAGTCACCGGGCGCTGGATTCGTCGACCACATCGACGAGAACGAACCGTGCGAGCACCGGTTCGATCAGTGGCGAACGAACATCGCCGGCGATATCGGCGGCGAGTGGACGGGCTAA
- a CDS encoding MFS transporter: protein MESVSTMVRRLARFDVLALTAAIWFLAKLLRYAFPPLFGAFQTSYGVSNATLGTAFTGFMLVYAAMQFPSGVLADRLGSVAVVTAGAAIAATAALTLIIDAPFLVLVAAMLVMGAGTGTHKTVSVRLLSRAYPARTGRALGVFDTVGTFSGVVAPTAVVTVAGLSFAFGESWRLIFLLAGVVGLTLAVLFRVRVPKRVPTEATADGAASGFDAIDIGTYARLFRDRRFSTFALLTILFSFTYNGLVAFVPLYLTDAAGFADATAGVLYSAFFLASLVQLGTGELSDRLGRLPIIAGLLAVATAALIAFISLTGTAGPILLGGTLVAVGVGSHGFRPVRGAYLMTVIPDDVAGGGLGVVRTMLMGAGALAPAIVGTVSELAGFRPAFWLLAASVTGATVLAVFLLVTDHRSDR, encoded by the coding sequence ATGGAATCGGTATCGACGATGGTCCGACGGCTCGCCCGGTTCGACGTCCTCGCGCTGACGGCCGCGATCTGGTTTCTCGCGAAGTTGCTCCGGTACGCGTTTCCGCCGCTGTTCGGCGCCTTCCAGACGAGTTACGGCGTCTCGAACGCCACCCTCGGAACCGCGTTTACCGGCTTCATGCTCGTCTACGCGGCCATGCAGTTCCCCTCGGGCGTCCTCGCGGACCGGCTCGGCTCGGTTGCCGTCGTGACGGCGGGCGCCGCGATCGCGGCGACCGCGGCGCTGACCCTGATCATCGACGCGCCGTTTCTCGTCCTCGTCGCGGCGATGCTCGTCATGGGCGCGGGCACCGGCACACACAAGACCGTCTCCGTCCGGCTCCTCTCTCGAGCCTACCCCGCCCGGACGGGCAGAGCGCTCGGCGTGTTCGACACGGTCGGCACGTTCAGCGGCGTCGTCGCGCCGACCGCGGTCGTCACGGTCGCCGGACTCTCCTTCGCGTTCGGCGAGAGCTGGCGACTGATCTTTCTGCTCGCGGGGGTTGTTGGACTCACACTCGCCGTCCTATTTCGCGTTCGGGTTCCGAAACGGGTGCCGACCGAGGCGACGGCCGACGGAGCGGCCAGCGGTTTCGACGCGATCGACATCGGCACGTACGCCCGTCTCTTTCGCGACCGGCGGTTCTCGACGTTCGCCCTTCTGACGATACTGTTTTCCTTCACCTACAACGGGCTCGTGGCGTTCGTCCCGCTGTACCTGACGGACGCGGCCGGGTTCGCGGATGCGACCGCTGGCGTCCTCTACAGTGCGTTCTTCCTGGCGAGCCTGGTCCAGCTCGGCACCGGCGAACTCAGCGATCGACTCGGTCGGCTCCCGATCATCGCGGGTCTGCTCGCCGTCGCGACAGCTGCGCTGATCGCGTTTATCTCGCTGACCGGGACCGCCGGCCCGATCCTCCTCGGCGGCACGCTCGTCGCCGTCGGCGTCGGCTCGCACGGGTTCCGGCCCGTCAGGGGCGCGTATCTCATGACGGTCATTCCGGACGACGTCGCCGGCGGCGGGCTCGGCGTCGTCCGAACGATGCTGATGGGAGCGGGCGCACTCGCGCCGGCGATCGTCGGGACGGTCTCGGAACTCGCCGGCTTCCGACCGGCGTTCTGGCTCCTGGCGGCGTCGGTAACCGGTGCGACCGTCCTCGCGGTGTTCCTTCTGGTGACGGACCATCGCAGCGATCGATAG
- a CDS encoding phosphoenolpyruvate carboxykinase (ATP) — protein MSETGTETRPLATRLPDPTDASNVRYNPSLEELRELAAPAETTTEFGSPSYVSEVRSRSADRTKNAVDHEFTDRDHDLLEAAVDRAGDREMVCVDRLMGRHPDATFCCRLFVPVDHARIALAWANLFEPADGREPDLYTVQDPDYDETAIRVLPDEGVTAVLGTDYIGEAKKSFLRLFMYRIKQRGGLGLHAGSKRVRVRDADGDLRTVGQVFMGLSATGKSTLTSHGCWLEDPEDASMLQDDVCGLLPDGTVAGSEGEGLFIKTIGLDPEEQPELYAAATHESAVLENVAVDDDGNVHFDEDRYTSNSRAIVRRDRLESADEEIDLERLDQIFFITRNPLMPPVAKLDDREAAVAFMLGESIETSAGDPSRAGESIRVVGTNPFIIGSEGEEGNIFQDLIDELDAECYIINTGYLGDESKDIGVEESVTILTEAARGTIEWTDDERTGLTIPDSVPGLDVEEYYVPDHVDDYEDAAADLRAERRAYLEQFEDLREEITDAVY, from the coding sequence ATGTCCGAAACCGGGACGGAGACCCGTCCACTGGCGACGCGGCTTCCCGATCCGACCGACGCATCGAACGTCCGCTACAACCCCTCCCTCGAGGAACTGCGCGAGCTCGCCGCCCCCGCGGAGACGACGACCGAGTTTGGCTCGCCCTCCTACGTCAGCGAGGTCCGGTCCCGAAGCGCCGACCGGACGAAAAACGCCGTCGACCACGAGTTTACCGACCGCGATCACGATCTGCTCGAGGCCGCGGTCGACCGCGCGGGCGACCGCGAGATGGTCTGCGTCGATCGGTTGATGGGCCGCCACCCCGACGCGACCTTCTGCTGTCGCCTGTTCGTCCCCGTCGACCACGCGCGGATCGCGCTCGCGTGGGCGAACCTCTTCGAGCCCGCCGACGGCCGCGAGCCGGACCTCTACACCGTGCAGGACCCGGACTACGACGAGACCGCGATCCGCGTGCTCCCCGACGAAGGCGTGACCGCCGTCCTCGGCACGGACTACATCGGCGAGGCCAAGAAGTCGTTCCTCCGGCTGTTCATGTACCGGATCAAGCAGCGGGGCGGGCTCGGCCTCCACGCCGGCAGCAAGCGCGTCCGCGTCCGCGACGCCGACGGCGACCTCCGGACCGTCGGGCAGGTCTTCATGGGCCTCTCGGCGACCGGCAAGTCGACGCTCACCTCCCACGGCTGCTGGCTCGAGGACCCCGAGGACGCCTCGATGTTGCAGGATGACGTCTGCGGACTCCTGCCGGACGGCACGGTCGCCGGCAGCGAAGGCGAGGGGCTGTTCATCAAGACCATCGGTCTCGACCCGGAGGAACAGCCCGAACTCTACGCGGCCGCAACCCACGAGTCGGCGGTCCTCGAGAACGTCGCCGTCGACGACGACGGGAACGTCCACTTCGACGAGGATCGCTACACGTCCAACTCCCGGGCGATCGTCCGGCGCGACCGGCTCGAGAGCGCCGACGAGGAGATCGACCTCGAGCGGCTCGATCAGATCTTTTTCATCACCCGGAATCCGCTGATGCCGCCGGTCGCGAAGTTGGACGACCGGGAGGCCGCCGTCGCGTTCATGCTCGGCGAGTCGATCGAGACCAGCGCCGGCGACCCCTCACGCGCGGGCGAATCGATTCGCGTCGTCGGGACGAATCCGTTCATTATCGGCTCCGAAGGCGAGGAAGGGAACATCTTCCAAGACCTTATCGACGAGCTGGATGCCGAGTGCTATATCATCAACACGGGCTATCTCGGCGACGAATCCAAAGACATCGGCGTCGAGGAATCGGTGACGATCCTGACCGAAGCCGCCCGCGGGACGATCGAGTGGACCGACGACGAGCGCACCGGGCTGACGATTCCCGATTCCGTGCCCGGGCTGGACGTCGAGGAGTACTACGTCCCGGACCACGTCGACGACTACGAGGACGCGGCCGCCGACCTGCGAGCGGAGCGCCGCGCGTACCTCGAGCAGTTTGAGGACCTGCGCGAGGAGATCACGGACGCCGTGTACTGA
- a CDS encoding HEWD family protein — translation MSAQVRAPTARVCERCERAEYWDEELEAWQIDDDDDDGEKQVGNPHCLHEWDINGAFNPVVDDA, via the coding sequence ATGAGTGCACAGGTCCGAGCGCCGACGGCTCGCGTATGCGAGCGGTGCGAGCGCGCCGAATACTGGGACGAGGAACTCGAAGCATGGCAGATCGACGACGACGACGACGACGGCGAGAAGCAGGTCGGAAACCCGCACTGTCTACACGAGTGGGACATCAACGGCGCATTTAATCCGGTCGTCGACGACGCCTAA